The Marivirga salinae DNA window GAGAAGTACCGGATGCAGTTTTGCTTCCTGCTGAAACTGCCGGAAAGGCAAGTACAGAATTGGCGGAAGGAGAGAAATTCAATAAATCATTTCGAGTGGTTAATGTTACACCTAATAATTTTGACGAGCCAATTCCTTATATACGCCAAGTATTCAATAGAAATGACAGGGTTTTCCATAATGAAAATTATACCTTAACTCCTTTGCCAGCGGATTCTGATACCACTTTTTCAATCGAAGTGGATACCAGAGGCAAGGTGGGAGAGAATGATTTAACATTAAACCTCAATCCATATTCAAATTATAATGAAAAGAAATTGACCAATAATGTGATTTCTTATCAAAAGCTTTTTGAAGTTAAGAAGGATTCATTGCCTCCTTTTGTGGAGGTGACTTTCGATGGAATTTCCATTTTAGATGGCGATATAGTATCTCCTCGACCATATATCCAAATAAAATTGAAGGATGAAAATACTTTAATTAATAAAACCGATACCACAGGAATAGAAATTCAATTGCGAAGAGATTGTGAGGAATGTGTGAGTGAAAGAATAAATTTCTCCAATTCGAATATTGAGTGGTTACCCGCCACGGATGAGAGTCCATTCACGGTAAACTACCAGCCGAATGCCTTAGAAGACGGAAACTATCAACTGAGGGTGCAAGCAACAGATGCGAGTGAAAACACAGCCGGAGAGGAGCCTTATAAAGTGAGGTTTGAAGTGATCAATGCTTCCACCATCACTAATTTTTATCCTTATCCTAATCCCTTTTCTACCAGTACTCGCTTTGTATTTACTCTAACCGGAACTGATTTACCACAGGAAATTAAAATTCAAATCTTGACTGTTACGGGTAGAGTAGTAAGAGAAATTTTGCAAGATGAAATTGGTCCCATCCACATAGGAAATAATATCACCGATTATGCATGGGATGGCAAGGATGAATTCGGAGATAGATTAGCCAATGGAGTTTACCTCTACAGAGTTCTAGTCCGGAAAGACGGAGCCTTTATGGAACAACGAGCTACCGCAGGAGATAGAGCCTTTACCGAAGGCTATGGGAAGTTGTATATTCTGAGGTGATGGTGTTTTAATCATTGGTCAGGGTCAAAAACCGTCAATTATGATTCTATCTGCATTGAAAGGATTTCTTTAGTATTAATCTATTTCTTCCCTATTAATTTATTTTAAGTGTAGAATTAAACGTTTATTATACGTGTAATTCTACGGATAATGCCAATTGATTGAGTTTAAGTGGTTAAAATGGGTTTTTTATTAACTATTAATTCAGTAGATTGCCTGACATAAGGTATATATAATCACCGGGGGGTGACTATATTCAATTGTTAGCTCTCATTCAGAAAATCATCAATATGCCAGGAATGACAAAAGAAGAAGGAATTAATCAAGTCTATGGTGGAGGAGGACATGTGGTTATCTTAGGAGCAGGAGCAAGTATTGCTTCGACCTATCGAAATGCTGAAAGAAATGGTAAAAGACTTCCATCAATGGATAATTTCGTTGACTTGGTTGGACTTCATGAAATAATTGAAAAAGTACCTGATAATCTTCGAGCCGATAATTTTGAAAAATTGTATACTAATCTTCATTCGGAAAATCCCGACTCTGAAATACTAAGAGCAGTTGAACAGCGGATTCAAGATTACTTTGGAAACATGGAATTGCCTGATGAACCGACAATTTATGATTACATGGTTTTGTCATTGAGAGGGAAAGACTTGATAGCTACTTTTAACTGGGATCCTTTTTTATATCAAGCATGGGTAAGGAATAGAAAGTTTACTGATGACTTGCCCCACCTTTCATTTTTACATGGAAACGTTGCCATTGGCTACAGCAAAGAAGATAAAAGATGCGGCCCCGTTGGTTACCAAGCAAGACAAGATGGAGGTGAATTCGAACCTACTAAACTCTTATATCCGGTAGAACAAAAAAATTATACAAATGACGAATTCATCAATATTGAATGGGAACGGATGAAGTATTGGTTGAGCAAAGAGAGAGGGACTGTTCGTGCTACCATTTTTGGATATGGTGCTCCAGTTTCTGACATAGAAGCTGTATCTTTATTGAATAATGCATGGGGAACTCCTGATGATCGATCAATGGAACAATTTGAAATCATTGATATAACCTCAGAAGAAGAATTAAGGAATCGTTGGAATGGATTTATACATTCTCATCATTATGATGTTACTGACAATTATTTCGGCTCTTCATTGGCTTATAATCCTCGAAGAACAAGTGAGAGCTATTTTAGTCACTATGAACCTTTAACCCCTGCAGAAGCTTTTAGAAGTTCAAATCCAATTCCACAAAACTTTAAGACTCTTGATGAATTATGGAAATGGCACGAACCATTAATTGAAGCAGAGTTAAAAAATGAAAATGAAAACGAGAGCTAACACTATATAAGCGTAATGCGGTCTGAACGGCTAAAATTGAGCATTATGTCTCCAATAAACTTTGCGGTAGGTGGACAATGAATTGCTGCGAAACCCGCACTACGCTTATACTTAACGTTATGCACAATTACCAACTAGCTCTCATATAAGTATTGAAAATAAACTACCCTTCAAATGAGTAAGAAGAAAGAGACTTCAATTTCAGAATTAATAATTTTTGGTTCGATGCAATTATTAATATCCGTTATACTTCTATTTAATGGATTCACTTACATAACTGATCATTTCGTCAATGATGGTCAAATCGAAAATGGTTCTACAAAGCAAAAAGGCTTGTTAGCGTTTATGTCTTTATTAGAAAAAGGATGGTGGAAATATTTAATAGTCTTAATATTTGGCACGATTGGATTTTTGATGCTAAAAGAGGCAAGAAATAAGCTGAGCAAGTCATCAAAAAGTAACAACTTGAATCCAAAAACTAAAATAAATAATCTGCCAAAAGAAAAATTTATGACTGTTGATATAGAAAGTCAAAAGGAAGGATATAAAGAAATAGTAAGGCTATGCTCATCTAATACAAATAGAGAAGAGTTGATTAATTTCATAGAATCCTTAAAAAACTATAATGGAGATAAAAACTATTACAATACATTAAATTATGTAATGGAACATTTTGACAACAATTCTATACACTTGATTATGGCTCTTGATTGGAAACAGGAAATCACTGATTTAAAGTGGAGAATTGAATCAGCACTAAAAAGTAATTTCCGAGTAACAGCAGACTTACCCGATCCATCAAAATATGGAGAAGACAAAGCTGTTTCCGATAAAAACGTTTTTATTGATTACAATAATTCAATAAATAGAGAAGGATTTGAGCTTTCATTTGTTGACACAGATTCAGATGAATATGTAATAATCGTCAATAAACTTCAAGATTCTACAAAAATTGCCACAGCAATCGATAAAATTGGATATGAACGCTTATCGGCTGATTCTCATAAAATTAACGGGGCTAAATAAAATGAAGTACTTTATCACCATAGCATTAGCCTGCTTAATAACAGCTTATCAAACCCCAGACGACTGGACAGGTCAATGGTACTCACCTAATGGTCTAATTAAAGTTGAG harbors:
- a CDS encoding DUF6630 family protein, yielding MSKKKETSISELIIFGSMQLLISVILLFNGFTYITDHFVNDGQIENGSTKQKGLLAFMSLLEKGWWKYLIVLIFGTIGFLMLKEARNKLSKSSKSNNLNPKTKINNLPKEKFMTVDIESQKEGYKEIVRLCSSNTNREELINFIESLKNYNGDKNYYNTLNYVMEHFDNNSIHLIMALDWKQEITDLKWRIESALKSNFRVTADLPDPSKYGEDKAVSDKNVFIDYNNSINREGFELSFVDTDSDEYVIIVNKLQDSTKIATAIDKIGYERLSADSHKINGAK